From Alloacidobacterium dinghuense:
GTGCGTCCTGGCCGTCGTCGCGCATGCTCAGGATTTATCCAGCTTTGAGAAACGCACTACGACAAAAGTCCTGCCAAACGGGATGACACTAATCATCTGCGAGCGGCCGGAGGCCCCGGTCTTTTCTTATTTCACGATTGTGGATGCGGGGGATGCGAACGATCCCGGCGGCCAATCGGGGATTGCGCACATGTTTGAGCACCTCGCCTTCAAGGGAACGAAGGACATTGGAACCACCGATTATGCCGCGGAGAAGGTTGCGCTCGACAAGGTGGAGCAGACGTATGCGGCCTACGACGAGGAATTTCGCAAGCGGGTGGGGCGCGACGAGGAAAAACTGAAGTCGCTGCACGAGGCCTTCGTACAGGCGCAGGCTGAGGCGCAGAAGTATGTCATTCCGAATCAATTCACGGAGATTGCCGAGTCCAATGGCGCGGCGGGCTTGAATGCGCAGACGAGTCTCGATGACACGCAGTACTACTGGAGCATGCCGTCGAACCGGCTTCAGTTGTGGGCCTACATGGAGAGCGACCGTATCGGCAATCCCGTACCCCGTGAGTTCTACAAAGAGCGCGATGTGGTGATGGAAGAACGCCGCATGCGGACGGATTCGAATCCGATTGGGCGGATGGTGGAGCAGTTTCTGGCAACGGCGTATGTCGCCCATCCGTATCACCGTCCGGGCGTGGGCTGGATGAGCGAGTTGAGCCAGATTTCCGCGACCGAGGCTGACGCTTTTCACAAAAAATACTATGTTCCGTCAAATATCGTGATCGCGGTGGTAGGCGATGTGAAGGCCGACGAAGCGATGCCGATGCTGGAGAAATATTTTGGCGCGATTCCGGCAGGGCCGAAGCCAGAGGCGATGAGCACAGTTGAGCCTCCACAGGTAGCGGAAAAAGCGATCACTCTCAAGGAACAGTCGCAGCCGCTTTATCTTGAGGGTTACCACAAGCCGGATTATCGCGATCCTGACGACGCAGTGTACGACGCGATTCAGGACATCTTCTCGAATGGGCGCACCTCGCGACTTTATCGCAGCCTGGTGCGGGACCAGCAGATTGCAGCACAGGCGGAAGGGTTCAGCGGCTTTCCCGGCGATAAGTATCCGGGCCTCTTTGCCTTTTTCGCTGTGCCGAATCCCGGACACACACCAACCGAGATGCGGACGGCCATTCATAAAGAGATCGACAAGTTGAAGACGACTGACGTGAGCGATGATGAACTCACCATGTTCAAGACGCGTGCGCGCGCCGATCTTCTGCGCGGGCTTGGCGATAATCAAGGGCTCGCCGAGCAACTCGCGATCTACCAGTTGCGATACGGCGACTGGCGCGAGTTGTTTAACCAATTGAAGAAGATTGATGCCGTTTCGAAGGTGGATATTCGCCGCGTGGCCAGCAAGACATTTGTGGATACGAATCGAACCTATGCCATGGTTGAGTTTCAGCCGCCGGCTCAGGCCGCTGCGCAGCAATCGTCAGGAGGTACGCAGTGAACCGGAGATTTCGTACTCTGAATCGACTCAGCATGCGGCAGCCTGAACGTAAACCGCTGAAGGAAGCTGCGGGCATGCTTCTCGGCTTGACTGTCCTCGTTGCCCTGTCCACTCTCGCGCAGTCGGCGCATGCGCAGCAGCCGCAGCCATGGACGCAAATTCCGGTTCCCCCGCTGCATCCGTTTCACCCCCAGCAGCCAAAGCGCATCGAGTTGAAGAACGGGCTGGTCATCATGCTGCAGGAAGATCATGAGCTGCCGTTCATCAATGGCTTTATCGAGATGCGTGGCGGCTCGCGCGATGAGCCGGCAAACAAGGCTGGGCTGATCGATCTCTACAGCGACGCGTGGCGCACCAGCGGCACCGCGAGCAAGAATGGCGACGAGCTGGATGACCTGCTCGAAGCGAAAGCCGCGAAGGTGGAAACCGGCGGCGATACCGATTCGACTTCTCTCTCGTGGTCTTGCCTGACGAAGGACGAGGACCTGGTCTTCGGCATTGCTGTCGATCTGCTGGAACATCCGGCATTCAAAGAAGACAAATTGATGCTCGCCAAACAGCAGGCGGCTGCGGGTATTGTCCGGCGCAACGATGACGCCAGCGCAATTGCAGGACGCGAAGCGGCGAAGCTGGTGTATGGAGCCAACAGCCCATACACGCGCGAGCCGGAACTGGCGACCATCAAGGCAGTCACGCTTGACGATCTGAAACAGTGGCACGATAAGACCATCGTTCCAAATAACATGATCATCGGCGTGGAAGGCGACTTCGATGCAGCTCAAATGGAAAAGACGCTGCGCGCCGCATTTGAAAATCTACCACGCGGTACGCCGTGGCCCAAACCTTCTGGAGAATTTCCGGGGCCGAAGCCGGGTGTGTATATCGTCGACAAGACGGATGTGAACCAGAGCAACGTGAATATTCTCGGGATCGGCACGCTGCGGAGTAATCCGGATTATTTTGCGTTGTCGGTGATGAACGAGATTTTCTCCGGCGGCTTTGGCTCGCGCCTGTTTCAGGATGTGCGCACGAAACAGGGACTCGCC
This genomic window contains:
- a CDS encoding M16 family metallopeptidase — its product is MKLFSTLRLAALVCVLAVVAHAQDLSSFEKRTTTKVLPNGMTLIICERPEAPVFSYFTIVDAGDANDPGGQSGIAHMFEHLAFKGTKDIGTTDYAAEKVALDKVEQTYAAYDEEFRKRVGRDEEKLKSLHEAFVQAQAEAQKYVIPNQFTEIAESNGAAGLNAQTSLDDTQYYWSMPSNRLQLWAYMESDRIGNPVPREFYKERDVVMEERRMRTDSNPIGRMVEQFLATAYVAHPYHRPGVGWMSELSQISATEADAFHKKYYVPSNIVIAVVGDVKADEAMPMLEKYFGAIPAGPKPEAMSTVEPPQVAEKAITLKEQSQPLYLEGYHKPDYRDPDDAVYDAIQDIFSNGRTSRLYRSLVRDQQIAAQAEGFSGFPGDKYPGLFAFFAVPNPGHTPTEMRTAIHKEIDKLKTTDVSDDELTMFKTRARADLLRGLGDNQGLAEQLAIYQLRYGDWRELFNQLKKIDAVSKVDIRRVASKTFVDTNRTYAMVEFQPPAQAAAQQSSGGTQ
- a CDS encoding M16 family metallopeptidase; the encoded protein is MNRRFRTLNRLSMRQPERKPLKEAAGMLLGLTVLVALSTLAQSAHAQQPQPWTQIPVPPLHPFHPQQPKRIELKNGLVIMLQEDHELPFINGFIEMRGGSRDEPANKAGLIDLYSDAWRTSGTASKNGDELDDLLEAKAAKVETGGDTDSTSLSWSCLTKDEDLVFGIAVDLLEHPAFKEDKLMLAKQQAAAGIVRRNDDASAIAGREAAKLVYGANSPYTREPELATIKAVTLDDLKQWHDKTIVPNNMIIGVEGDFDAAQMEKTLRAAFENLPRGTPWPKPSGEFPGPKPGVYIVDKTDVNQSNVNILGIGTLRSNPDYFALSVMNEIFSGGFGSRLFQDVRTKQGLAYSVGGGYGSSYDHPGMFKVGAGTKSASTIKATQAMVAEIGDLKTKPFTEEELKRAKDQVLNSFIFNYDTKEKVLAAAARLEFYGYPADFLERYRDGVEHVTTADLERVAKKYIDTSKLAVLIVGNQQEFGAPLTELGMGAPHAVDITIPGAPQQSQGGNEGEQ